From a single Adhaeribacter swui genomic region:
- the dnaG gene encoding DNA primase, which produces MALIKKETVDQILAQADIVEVVSDFVSLKKKGQNMWAPCPFHNEKSPSFSVSPAKGIYKCFGCGKAGNSVQFIMDVEGTSYVEALKYLAKKFGIEIAEETTPEATKAQNDRDSQFILSDFAKNYYQDILFNHEQGKSIGLPYLQHRGLGLPLIKKFELGYSLEAWDGFTSKALAQGYQQKFLESTGLTIVKEDKKYDRFRARVMFPIHNVSGRVIGFGARTLKSNDKTPKYLNSPESEIYHKSDVLYGLFQAKNAIRGQDVCYLVEGYLDVLSLSQGGLENVVASSGTSLTEGQIKLIGRYTKNITVLYDGDAAGIKASLRGIDLILEGGLNVNVVTFPQGDDPDSYIRKVGDVAFKEYVEAHAQDFISFKTNLYARDAKDNPVKKAEAIREIVSSIAKIPDSIKRQVFLKQCSAIFGIDEEVLVAEFNKIYQQNRQQQQKQASNAAPSRPLTDEELAEAEAYAAESEAASEPDPEVDVLYHHEKEVIRLALTYPTHPLSEAEVFMLPYLLEQLDDTTFHTPVFQEIIDFSRQKMADGQYPTSDDFINHPRSEVRTAAINLMSQKYELSENWQSHQIFVPRETDQLQYAADTALLRLKRCNVQQMIKENMELLKNLTDMADIQSQLEILKTLKAYEDQFSEQLGTVVAR; this is translated from the coding sequence ATGGCCCTGATAAAAAAAGAAACCGTTGATCAGATTCTAGCTCAGGCAGATATTGTAGAGGTGGTGAGTGATTTTGTGTCTTTAAAGAAAAAAGGGCAGAACATGTGGGCGCCTTGCCCTTTTCATAACGAGAAGTCACCGTCGTTTTCGGTATCTCCGGCCAAAGGTATTTATAAGTGCTTTGGCTGCGGTAAAGCGGGCAACTCGGTGCAGTTTATTATGGATGTAGAGGGCACCAGTTACGTGGAAGCCCTGAAGTACCTGGCCAAAAAATTTGGCATTGAAATAGCCGAAGAAACTACTCCCGAAGCTACTAAAGCGCAGAACGACCGCGACAGCCAGTTTATCTTATCAGATTTTGCCAAAAACTATTACCAGGATATTTTATTTAACCACGAACAAGGCAAAAGCATTGGTTTACCGTATTTACAACACCGCGGCTTAGGATTACCCTTAATTAAAAAATTTGAACTGGGTTACAGTCTCGAAGCCTGGGATGGGTTTACCAGCAAAGCTTTGGCGCAAGGCTATCAGCAAAAATTCCTGGAAAGTACCGGCTTAACCATTGTAAAAGAAGATAAAAAATACGACCGCTTTCGGGCCCGGGTCATGTTTCCTATTCACAACGTTTCGGGCAGGGTCATTGGCTTTGGGGCGCGTACTTTAAAATCGAATGATAAAACGCCTAAATATTTAAACTCGCCGGAATCGGAAATTTACCACAAAAGCGATGTGCTTTACGGTTTGTTTCAGGCGAAAAATGCTATCCGGGGGCAGGATGTATGTTATTTAGTTGAAGGCTATTTAGATGTTTTGTCCCTAAGCCAAGGTGGACTGGAAAACGTGGTGGCTTCATCGGGTACCTCGCTCACCGAAGGTCAGATTAAGCTCATTGGGCGCTACACTAAAAATATTACCGTGCTGTACGATGGTGATGCCGCCGGGATTAAAGCATCGTTGCGCGGGATAGATTTAATTCTGGAAGGCGGCCTGAACGTAAACGTGGTTACCTTTCCGCAGGGCGACGACCCGGATTCGTACATTCGCAAAGTGGGCGATGTGGCGTTTAAAGAATACGTGGAGGCTCATGCCCAGGATTTTATTTCGTTTAAAACCAACCTGTACGCCCGCGACGCGAAAGATAATCCGGTAAAAAAAGCCGAGGCGATCCGGGAAATTGTGAGCAGCATTGCTAAAATTCCGGATTCCATTAAACGCCAGGTTTTCCTGAAACAATGTAGTGCCATTTTCGGCATCGATGAAGAAGTTTTGGTAGCCGAGTTTAATAAAATCTACCAGCAGAACCGGCAGCAACAGCAAAAGCAAGCGAGTAATGCGGCCCCATCGCGGCCCCTGACTGACGAAGAACTGGCGGAAGCTGAAGCCTACGCTGCCGAATCGGAAGCTGCTTCAGAACCCGACCCGGAAGTGGATGTACTGTACCACCACGAAAAAGAAGTAATCCGGTTGGCGCTTACCTATCCCACGCACCCGCTTTCGGAGGCCGAAGTTTTTATGCTGCCATACTTATTGGAGCAGCTTGACGATACTACTTTTCACACGCCGGTTTTTCAGGAAATAATTGATTTTAGCCGGCAAAAAATGGCGGATGGGCAATATCCTACTTCAGATGATTTTATCAACCATCCGCGTTCCGAAGTCCGGACCGCCGCTATAAACTTAATGAGCCAGAAATACGAGTTAAGCGAAAACTGGCAATCGCACCAGATTTTCGTACCCCGCGAAACCGACCAGTTGCAATACGCCGCCGATACGGCCTTGCTGCGCCTGAAGCGCTGCAACGTGCAACAAATGATTAAAGAAAACATGGAGCTGCTTAA